The following are encoded in a window of Vigna unguiculata cultivar IT97K-499-35 chromosome 8, ASM411807v1, whole genome shotgun sequence genomic DNA:
- the LOC114195004 gene encoding uncharacterized protein LOC114195004, which translates to MKHFDSIKFHHIPQEDNQLAHALATLSSMFEISQDEEMLMIKMRSYEQPTYCYLVEEELDGKPWYFDIKRYLKTREYLETASENDKRTLRRLTSSFIINVDVLYKRNHDMTYADNINIAPTTLNVLSVPWPFAMWGIDVIGAIEPKASNGHRSFWLQLTISPNG; encoded by the exons ATGAAGCATTTTGATTCCATTAAGTTCCATCACATTCCACAAGAGGATAACCAATTAGCTCATGCTTTGGCCACATTGTCGTCAATGTTTGAAATTAGTCAAGATGAGGAAATGTTGATGATCAAAATGAGGAGTTATGAACAACCAACGTATTGCTATTTAGTAGAAGAAGAATTAGATGGTAAGCCTTGGTATTTTGATATAAAGCGTTATCTTAAGACCCGAGAATATCTTGAAACAGCTTCTGAGAATGATAAAAGAACCCTGAGAAGGTTAACTtcaagttttattataaatgtgGATGTCttgtataaaagaaatcatGACATG ACCTATGCAGATAACATTAATATAGCTCCTACAACCTTAAATGTTCTATCTGTACCATGGCCATTTGCGATGTGGGGAATAGATGTTATTGGAGCCATAGAACCGAAGGCGTCAAATGGACATCGTTCATTCTGGTTGCAATTGACTATTTCACCAAATGGGTGA